In one window of Deinococcus radiophilus DNA:
- a CDS encoding DUF262 domain-containing protein produces MTQAQDQARSESLKQLVAQLEAEPPVVLLPEFQRDFVWEMEQTYALFDSLIRGIFVGSVIYGKPSFELSLREVDKRPRKGPGSRAKIGIKHYTEEEMKHASQQDGLKILLDGQQRTTSLYRALRGIDKVYYVVQPGAVDLKAEEFAQKSLEDLMHDDNDDFDGIQGSDSAEVICVPLDYAFEYMLTVPRERDVEKFFREQTERGKALAAAEDQAALNAAFEVFLQVLSKLKTMYEQQQLLSYYLLDMELEKFTTFFERSNSKGIQLNFTDVLAAKVFGKFNLRQQFDKFADTNPDISVNRELMVRAIALMTGRFDKIEKGQLLKRLTADDFVEHWDEMTGLLKQTLEYLHNQKLLVAIRWLPYDNMLLPLMMFFKELNRQGDTSPSQQQWDFLQWWYWAVIFSERYTAATNEKIVQDSRVLQRVARNEPLDAKAFARFRPTLEVDDLLTYTRSSSAVYRGVFNLIHFMGGGLKDWHSNANLATGTLGVRNLHDHHYFPKNFLKRSADQQDVENAEAIMDSVLNRVLMPKDANWVATDKAPHEYLREFLEGTPKWKANPKLRESMQSHLVPESLLDDPQQSNRVEETLRERGRLIIALIKAQTVDVEDDIRAAHIPTGSRDVATP; encoded by the coding sequence ATGACCCAAGCACAAGACCAGGCCCGCAGCGAGAGCCTTAAGCAGTTGGTGGCGCAGCTTGAAGCCGAGCCGCCCGTGGTACTGCTGCCCGAATTTCAGCGCGATTTTGTCTGGGAGATGGAGCAGACCTATGCGCTGTTTGACAGCCTGATTCGCGGCATCTTCGTAGGCAGCGTGATTTACGGCAAGCCGTCGTTTGAACTCAGCCTGCGCGAGGTAGACAAGCGGCCCCGCAAAGGCCCAGGCAGCCGGGCCAAAATAGGAATCAAGCATTACACCGAAGAGGAAATGAAGCACGCCAGCCAGCAAGATGGGCTGAAAATCCTGCTGGACGGCCAGCAGCGCACGACCAGCCTGTACCGCGCTCTTAGAGGCATTGACAAGGTGTACTACGTGGTGCAGCCCGGTGCGGTGGACCTCAAGGCAGAGGAGTTCGCTCAGAAATCACTCGAAGACCTGATGCATGACGACAATGATGATTTTGACGGCATTCAGGGTTCGGATTCGGCTGAGGTGATTTGTGTGCCGCTGGATTATGCCTTCGAATACATGCTAACCGTGCCCCGTGAGCGCGACGTTGAAAAGTTTTTCCGTGAGCAAACTGAGCGCGGTAAAGCGTTGGCCGCTGCTGAGGATCAGGCCGCGCTGAATGCAGCCTTTGAAGTGTTTTTGCAGGTGCTGTCCAAGCTCAAGACCATGTACGAGCAGCAGCAGCTTCTCAGCTATTACCTGCTGGATATGGAACTGGAAAAGTTCACGACGTTTTTCGAGCGCAGCAACAGCAAGGGCATTCAGCTCAACTTCACTGACGTCCTGGCAGCCAAAGTGTTTGGCAAGTTCAATCTTCGTCAGCAGTTCGATAAATTTGCCGATACCAACCCAGACATTTCAGTCAACCGCGAACTCATGGTGCGGGCCATTGCGCTGATGACAGGCCGCTTTGACAAGATTGAAAAGGGGCAACTGCTCAAGCGACTCACGGCAGACGATTTTGTCGAGCACTGGGATGAGATGACAGGACTGCTCAAGCAGACGCTGGAATACCTGCACAACCAGAAACTACTGGTGGCGATACGCTGGCTGCCCTACGACAACATGTTGTTGCCCCTGATGATGTTCTTTAAGGAGTTGAACCGGCAGGGGGATACCAGTCCTTCGCAGCAGCAGTGGGACTTCCTGCAATGGTGGTACTGGGCCGTGATTTTCTCGGAGCGTTACACTGCCGCCACCAACGAAAAGATTGTGCAGGACAGCCGCGTGTTGCAGCGGGTGGCGCGCAATGAGCCGCTGGACGCGAAGGCCTTTGCCCGTTTCCGTCCCACTCTGGAAGTGGACGACCTGCTGACCTACACCCGGTCTTCGTCCGCCGTGTACCGAGGGGTCTTCAACCTGATTCATTTCATGGGCGGGGGGCTGAAGGACTGGCACAGCAACGCCAACCTGGCAACGGGCACACTGGGAGTGAGGAATCTTCACGACCATCACTACTTCCCGAAAAACTTCCTGAAGAGGTCTGCTGACCAGCAGGATGTTGAAAATGCTGAGGCCATCATGGATTCGGTGCTCAACCGCGTGCTGATGCCCAAGGATGCCAACTGGGTTGCAACAGACAAGGCTCCGCATGAGTACCTCAGAGAATTCCTGGAAGGCACCCCAAAATGGAAAGCCAACCCGAAACTGCGCGAGAGTATGCAAAGTCACTTGGTGCCCGAATCCTTGCTGGATGACCCGCAGCAAAGTAACAGGGTAGAAGAAACCCTGCGCGAGCGCGGGCGGCTGATTATCGCCCTCATCAAAGCTCAGACGGTAGATGTGGAGGATGACATACGGGCAGCCCACATTCCCACTGGAAGCAGAGATGTTGCAACGCCGTAA
- a CDS encoding nucleotidyltransferase family protein, producing the protein MLQRRKPSESEFVAQARDAQLSERCIHLSAALRERHPTDASAVEQPRSDLLQVYTQARGLAGSFAERLAAARWPAGAVAQVRPSGVKRLDRMVEKYLYSKRALVVPLDMLGAKVVVDSVWDMYDVASQVQSVFPVVGYRDRVVRPQSSGYRDLQFVVNAGTEAQPHYAELKVMHRLIDELDGYEHKLYEIRRELQAKETERQTEQQATSEELFGRALLSPIEQLVLDTLETASADLFDRAWQMILEAEHG; encoded by the coding sequence ATGTTGCAACGCCGTAAGCCATCTGAATCGGAGTTCGTAGCCCAGGCCCGCGACGCGCAGCTCTCGGAGCGCTGCATTCACCTGAGCGCCGCCTTGCGGGAGCGGCACCCTACCGATGCCAGTGCGGTTGAGCAGCCGAGGAGCGACCTGCTTCAGGTGTACACCCAGGCGCGGGGGCTGGCGGGGAGCTTTGCCGAGCGGCTGGCGGCGGCCCGCTGGCCAGCGGGGGCAGTGGCGCAGGTGCGGCCCAGCGGGGTCAAGCGGCTGGACCGCATGGTCGAAAAGTACCTTTACAGCAAGCGGGCGCTGGTGGTGCCGCTGGATATGCTGGGGGCCAAAGTGGTGGTGGACTCGGTGTGGGATATGTACGACGTGGCCTCACAGGTGCAGTCAGTCTTTCCGGTCGTGGGTTACCGCGACCGTGTGGTGCGCCCGCAGAGCAGCGGTTACCGTGACCTTCAGTTTGTGGTGAATGCAGGCACAGAAGCGCAACCTCACTACGCCGAACTCAAGGTGATGCACCGCCTGATAGACGAGCTGGACGGCTACGAGCACAAGCTCTACGAGATTCGCCGCGAGCTGCAAGCCAAGGAGACCGAGCGGCAAACGGAGCAGCAGGCGACTTCTGAAGAATTGTTTGGCCGGGCACTACTCTCGCCAATTGAGCAACTGGTACTAGACACGCTAGAGACAGCGAGTGCAGACTTGTTTGACCGGGCGTGGCAAATGATTCTGGAAGCCGAGCATGGCTAG
- a CDS encoding Eco57I restriction-modification methylase domain-containing protein — protein MRDLHAATLRRVTEQFLKRPGEYLLTFATPAFDRLVFVKPRRERSADAEATTPKPSSGLKLGKLSIQPSRPTQHDLSVLREIAVGGTSPDPSAAHLKQITAFNVERVTRRFFEEYKRLFDHVRATIAAENPGARIGPHKRNLTGDSQSLHAFTQRLLGRIIFLYFIQKKGWLDGNQDFLPDLYRRATEHPGANFYRDALEPLFFEVLNTERGGQDSPFGSVPYLNGSLFEREYPLTTVLNLPNSLFDPKATGSILNVLGGYNFTVSESSSLEQEISLDPEMLGKVFENMMEEEEAAQSGTFYTPRSIVQFMAEETLTRYLSDHTGISQDRLLPLTADDSDPHDLTLAEAGQIIQALEGVRVLDPAVGTASMLVGFLNAMIRVRRSAEAKRGIHAAEGSPALAQWKRQYIQHSLYGVDIKHEAIEIARLRLWLSLVVDAQESEPLPNLDYKLMAGDGLLETVDGAPFIRVEQAVVGDEAAIADKARAIEAKHEEFFGEQRPEQRRVLRAEIQALERELFKADVDYRIKGLDSQIRLLDRQIADPHQAERTRGTLTKRRTALADNMGRLIDQKVKVWDEQEPLPFFLHNVHFAEVMRHENRSGNGGFDIVIGNPPYVSIGNMKATYKAALKQAFPDVESGRADLYVYFYQKGLNLLREGGRLAYITPNRFMKIDYGEGIRKVIADKATVEIVVDFGHIKVFDAHTFPAIVVLRKGEVKTGHVSIISEQSLRRQINRGAGGEIPLYVIREALQNFHISSRGLIEEIDVKFVGKEKWMIEDARLLNVLSKMMARGKPLSEIVSNKILSGIKTGLNEAFIIDKETRDMIIKNNPQSEMYVKPFLRGRDISRWSSKEANFYLIVFPTSHDETYKNSWSSLESKAAEKVFSEEHPQIYEILSLHREKLIKRGDKGKFWWELRPCSYYDSFTKPRISWGKYGSSPRFFYDIDSRLYVNTVYFLNTDKKWILSMLNSNLFLVYYRVFFNIVNTGFIEFIGQSVERLPFITPTPEQARRLEGFTDDSRLDELNALVYELYGLNAGEIALVEELTAGAYGGAGAEAASERED, from the coding sequence ACCAGTCCCGACCCTAGCGCGGCCCACCTGAAGCAAATCACCGCCTTCAACGTGGAGCGCGTCACCCGCCGTTTCTTCGAGGAATACAAGCGGCTGTTTGACCATGTGCGGGCCACCATCGCCGCCGAGAACCCAGGCGCACGCATCGGCCCCCATAAGCGCAACCTGACGGGCGATAGCCAAAGCCTCCACGCGTTTACCCAGCGGCTGCTGGGACGCATCATCTTCCTGTACTTCATTCAGAAAAAAGGCTGGCTGGACGGCAATCAGGACTTCTTGCCCGACCTGTACCGCCGCGCCACCGAGCACCCCGGCGCGAACTTTTACCGTGACGCCTTAGAGCCGCTGTTTTTTGAAGTGCTGAATACCGAGCGCGGCGGCCAGGACAGCCCCTTTGGCAGCGTCCCTTACCTCAACGGCAGCCTCTTCGAGCGCGAGTACCCGCTGACCACCGTGCTCAACTTGCCTAACAGCCTCTTTGACCCCAAAGCTACGGGCAGCATCCTGAACGTGCTGGGCGGGTACAACTTCACCGTTAGCGAGAGCAGCTCGCTGGAGCAGGAAATCAGCCTGGACCCCGAAATGCTGGGCAAGGTCTTTGAGAACATGATGGAAGAAGAAGAAGCGGCCCAGAGCGGCACCTTCTACACGCCGCGCTCCATCGTGCAGTTCATGGCGGAGGAGACACTCACTCGCTACCTGAGCGACCACACAGGGATTTCCCAAGACCGCCTCTTGCCGCTCACCGCCGACGACAGCGACCCGCACGACCTCACCCTGGCCGAAGCGGGCCAGATTATCCAAGCGCTAGAAGGGGTGCGCGTGCTGGACCCCGCCGTGGGCACCGCGTCCATGCTGGTGGGCTTCCTGAACGCCATGATTCGCGTGCGCCGCAGCGCCGAGGCCAAGCGCGGTATTCACGCCGCCGAAGGCAGCCCTGCGCTGGCCCAGTGGAAGCGCCAGTACATCCAGCACAGCTTGTACGGGGTGGACATCAAGCACGAGGCCATTGAAATCGCTCGCTTGCGCCTGTGGCTCTCGCTGGTGGTAGACGCGCAGGAAAGCGAGCCGCTGCCCAACCTCGACTACAAACTGATGGCGGGCGACGGCCTGCTGGAGACCGTAGACGGTGCCCCCTTTATCCGCGTAGAGCAGGCGGTGGTGGGCGACGAAGCCGCGATTGCCGACAAGGCCAGAGCGATTGAAGCCAAGCACGAGGAATTCTTTGGCGAGCAGCGCCCCGAGCAGCGCCGCGTCCTGAGAGCCGAGATTCAAGCGCTGGAGCGGGAGCTGTTCAAAGCCGACGTGGACTACCGAATTAAAGGTCTGGACAGTCAGATAAGGCTTCTTGACCGCCAGATTGCCGACCCCCACCAGGCCGAGCGCACGCGCGGCACCCTCACCAAGCGCCGCACCGCCCTGGCCGACAACATGGGCCGCCTGATAGACCAGAAGGTCAAGGTCTGGGACGAGCAAGAACCGCTGCCCTTCTTCCTGCACAATGTCCACTTTGCCGAGGTGATGCGCCACGAGAACCGGAGCGGCAACGGCGGTTTTGACATCGTGATAGGCAACCCGCCGTATGTGAGCATCGGCAACATGAAGGCCACCTACAAAGCCGCGTTGAAACAGGCTTTTCCAGATGTAGAGTCAGGCCGTGCCGACCTATATGTCTACTTTTACCAGAAGGGCCTGAACCTGCTGCGCGAAGGCGGTCGGCTGGCTTACATCACCCCTAATAGATTCATGAAAATTGATTATGGTGAAGGCATAAGGAAAGTGATAGCCGATAAGGCAACTGTAGAGATTGTAGTTGATTTTGGCCATATTAAAGTTTTTGATGCACATACATTCCCGGCGATAGTTGTTCTGAGAAAAGGAGAGGTAAAGACGGGTCATGTGAGCATAATCTCTGAACAATCCCTAAGAAGACAAATAAACAGAGGCGCTGGCGGCGAAATTCCTCTATATGTGATTCGGGAAGCATTGCAAAATTTCCATATCAGTTCTAGAGGCCTGATTGAAGAAATTGATGTCAAGTTCGTTGGAAAAGAAAAATGGATGATTGAAGATGCAAGATTATTGAATGTACTTAGCAAGATGATGGCGCGGGGTAAACCTCTATCGGAAATCGTGTCAAACAAAATCCTTAGTGGAATTAAAACGGGACTGAACGAAGCTTTTATTATTGATAAAGAGACGCGGGACATGATTATTAAAAACAATCCCCAATCCGAAATGTATGTCAAGCCGTTTTTGAGAGGCAGAGATATTTCCAGGTGGTCGTCTAAGGAGGCGAATTTTTACTTAATTGTCTTTCCAACTAGTCACGACGAGACATATAAGAACTCATGGTCTAGTTTGGAGTCAAAAGCCGCTGAAAAGGTTTTTTCTGAAGAGCATCCCCAAATATACGAGATACTCAGTCTACACAGGGAAAAACTTATAAAGAGAGGCGATAAGGGCAAATTCTGGTGGGAGCTAAGGCCGTGCTCATATTATGATAGTTTTACTAAGCCAAGAATAAGTTGGGGTAAGTATGGTTCATCTCCAAGATTTTTCTACGATATTGACTCGAGGTTATATGTCAATACCGTGTATTTCTTGAATACTGATAAGAAGTGGATTCTATCCATGTTAAACTCTAATTTATTCTTAGTTTATTACAGAGTATTTTTTAATATAGTGAATACGGGATTTATAGAATTTATTGGTCAGTCAGTTGAGCGGCTGCCATTTATTACACCTACGCCAGAGCAGGCGCGGCGGCTGGAGGGCTTTACCGACGACTCGCGGCTAGATGAGCTGAACGCGCTGGTGTACGAGCTGTACGGCCTGAACGCGGGCGAGATTGCGCTGGTGGAGGAGCTGACGGCGGGGGCGTATGGCGGGGCTGGGGCTGAAGCAGCGAGCGAGCGAGAGGACTAA